GGCGACCATGTTCTGCTCTACTTCACCAAGGACTACACGAAGGATCCGGATGCAGGGAGTATTTCCGGCAAGGTGGAAGAAAAGCCTTTGGTCAGCTCCGAGGTTGAGGTGGCCACGGTGGTGAAAGGGGGCATTGCCGTAGCTTCCATTGATACCGGAAAAATAAAAGACGCCCTTGATAAGCTCGTAAAATCCAGTGATACAGTTTCCGTTGCGGAAGTTAAAGTTCAGGTAAAAGGCACGGCCAAAACATCTACAGTAGAGGTTGAGATCAAAGCTGATGCCATCAAAGCAATAACTAGCGCGAAGAATGTGCAACTTACTATTGAAAGCACGATCGCCACGCTTACCTTCGATGCAAAATCACTCGCCGGTATCACCAAAGGAGTTGCGGATAATTCCACCATCAAATTTGTTGGCGAGTCTGTGGACACTTCAAAGCTCGACAGCGAGAATCGGAAAATAGTTGGAGATTCCCCTGTGTTCGATCTCAGCGTTATAATTGGGGACACAATGATCCACAACTTTAACGGAACAGTTACTGTATTTCTGCCCTTCACTCCGACGGCAGGAACCGATCCCAAAACCTTGACGGTCTACTATCTTGATGACAACAAAACCCCTGTGCCTATGGAGAACGCTCGTTACGATGCACAGCGCAAGGGATTTGTATTCACAACAACTCACTTCTCGCTGTTCTTCATTGCGGCGGTAAGTGTCGAATGGGCAAATCCATTTGCCGATGTGAAGGAAAACGATTGGTTCTATGACGCGGTAAAATACGCAAATATCAATAATAAGATGACAGGAACAGAGGCGGATAAATTCTCTCCGAATGCACCTATGACACGGGCCATGCTTATAACGGTTCTCTACCGCAGCGAGGGCGAGCCAGCGGTAACGGCGGCGAATCCGTTTACCGATGTAGCTGGTGGTCAGTGGTATACGAACGCCGGTATTTGGGCATACGAAAACGGC
The DNA window shown above is from Bacillota bacterium and carries:
- a CDS encoding DUF4430 domain-containing protein; its protein translation is MADIIIKALEGTGYTQRGAQDGYISSVTTPGGFKLSEMHNGMPNSGWLYKVNSKLPTVGMDSHNVKDGDHVLLYFTKDYTKDPDAGSISGKVEEKPLVSSEVEVATVVKGGIAVASIDTGKIKDALDKLVKSSDTVSVAEVKVQVKGTAKTSTVEVEIKADAIKAITSAKNVQLTIESTIATLTFDAKSLAGITKGVADNSTIKFVGESVDTSKLDSENRKIVGDSPVFDLSVIIGDTMIHNFNGTVTVFLPFTPTAGTDPKTLTVYYLDDNKTPVPMENARYDAQRKGFVFTTTHFSLFFIAAVSVEWANPFADVKENDWFYDAVKYANINNKMTGTEADKFSPNAPMTRAMLITVLYRSEGEPAVTAANPFTDVAGGQWYTNAGIWAYENGIVAGYGDGLFGTNDNITREQLVTILSNYAHKKGLNVSQTTDLSAYKDTAEISSWALDAMKWARAQGLMQGRSTTTLAPKGTATRAEVATILMRYMENFMK